ATCGTCTTACCTTCCATGGCATCTGCTATCGTTGTCAAGATAAAGTAAAAGAAGAAGAAGTTGAATAAAGTAAAATGAGTCCTTTAACTGAAAAGGGCTTTTTTCTTTTTTGGGGAAAGAATAGTATGAAATAATTCTCTCTATTAATGAAGACTAGGTATAAAACTTGTACATTCTGGCATAGCTTTTACTAGTAATCATTAATTGGGGGAAGAGAGATGTCATTTATTAAAATTGCATTTCAAACGATAAAGGTCTTTATCATTTTCACTGGGTGCACGATTCTATTTTATTATGGTATCATGTGGGTATCCGAAGAATATCAAAATTATCATCGCTATGATGAACCGGAAGGAGCTGCATTAAAAGTATCTAATGCAGTCAATGAAGAGAATTCTTCCTTGTTAGATCGGCTGATGTTGTTTTACTTAAATGGGGAGTAATGTGATGGAAGATCAATTAAAAGATTTTATGCATTTTTTAATAGTGGAAAAAGGGCTTGCAAAGAATACGATTGTATCTTATGAGCGGGATTTAAAAAGCTATCTTCATTATTTAAGAAATGTTGAATCTATTTTAGATTTAAATGAAGTGCAGCGTATTCATATTGTGCATTTTTTAGGATTTTTAAAAGAACAAGGAAAATCCTCAAAGACTTTAGCGAGACATATTGCATCGGTTCGTGCCTTTCATCAATTTTTATTACGGGATAAGGCAACGGATCAAGATCCATCTGTTTTGATTGAAACACCCAGACTAGAGAAGACCTTACCAAAGGTGCTAAGTTTACAAGAGGTAGAAATCCTTCTAGATACTCCAAAACAAAATGACCACTTTGGTATTAGGGATAAAGCGATGCTTGAGCTTTTATATGCAACTGGAATCCGCGTGAGTGAGTTAATTAGCTTGGATCTCGATAATGTCCACTTAACTATGGGGTTTGTTCGTTGTATTGGAAAAGGAAATAAGGAGCGAATTATTCCAATAGGCCGTACAGCCTCCGAAGCATTGAAGATTTATCTAGAACAAGGAAGACCGCATTTTGTTTCAAAGGAAACAAGAGAGCAAGCATTGTTTTTAAATCATCAGGGAAAGCGCTTAACGAGGCAAGGATTTTGGAAAATATTGAAAAAATTAACAAAAGAGGCGGGAATAGAAAAAGATTTAACACCGCATACATTAAGACATTCTTTTGCTACCCATCTTTTAGAAAATGGGGCAGATTTGAGAGCAGTTCAAGAAATGTTGGGACATGCCGATATCTCAACAACCCAAATATACACACATGTAACAAAAACAAGACTGAAGGATGTATATAGTAAATTTCATCCTAGAGCTTAGGAGATTACTAGATAACCTGTAAAGTCACAAAAGTGTCAAAAAGCTGCTGAAAATTTCAGCAGCTTTTTCTTGTATTTTCAAAAACATCTAGTAAAATAGAGATGAGATGTCAGACTTCTGACAAATAGAAATTTATTATGTCTCATAATCCTAAATTAATGCGGGAAATATAGTATTGTAATTTTACTATTTGCAAACGGTTTCTATGAATAAAAGGAGGAAGAATCGCATGGGTATAAATACATATAAACGGATTTTCATTATTGTTATGGATTCAGTAGGTATCGGTGAGGCGCCAGATGCTGAACGCTTTGGAGATAAAGGAGCAGATACGTTAGGGCATATTGCTGAAAGAATGAATGGACTTAACATGCCAAACATGGGCAAATTAGGCTTAAGTAATATCCGTGAACTTAAAGGAATAGAAAAGGCGGAAAAACCGTTAGCTTATTATACAAAAATGATGGAAGCATCGAACGGAAAAGACACCATGACTGGGCATTGGGAAATTATGGGTTTAAATATTCAAACACCGTTCAGAGTGTTCCCTGATGGGTTTCCTGCTGAACTTATCTCCGAATTAGAACAACGCACTGGTAGAAAGATTATTGGAAATAAGCCTGCAAGTGGGACAGAAATTCTCGATGAACTTGGTGAAGAACATATAAAGACAGGTGCATTGATTGTCTATACCTCTGCAGATTCTGTCCTCCAAATTGCGGCACATGAAGAAATTATTCCGATTGAAGAACAGTATAAAATCTGTAAAATCGCTCGTGAATTAACACTTGATGAAAAGTATATGGTTGGTCGCGTTATCGCTCGTCCTTTCTTAGGGGAACCAGGAAACTTTAAACGTACAGCAAATCGCCATGATTATGCATTAAAACCATTTGACCGGACTGTAATGAGTGAACTGAAGGATGCAGGTTTAGATGTTATAGCAATCGGAAAAATTTCTGATATTTATGATGGCGAAGGTGTGACAAAGTCACTAAGAACTGTCTCTAATATGGACGGAATGGATAAGTTAGTTGAAACTTTTGACATGGATTTCACAGGCATTAGCTTTTTAAACCTCGTTGATTTTGATGCATTATACGGTCACCGCCGTGATCCTGAGGGTTATGGAAAGGCATTGGAGGAATATGATGCACGTCTGCCTGAAGTATTTGCAAAAATGAATGAAGATGATCTTCTAATGATTACAGCTGACCATGGAAATGACCCTGTTGCACCAGGTACAGACCATACACGTGAATATGTACCACTTCTTGTATATTCAAAGGGAATGGCTGAAGGGAAAGAAATTTCAATGCGTGAAACCTTTGCTGATCTAGGAGCAACGGTTGCTGATAACTTTAATGTCAAGATGCCTAACTACGGTAAGAGCTTCTTAAATGAATTGAAATAAATTGAGTCGCCAAAAATGAATGCTGTTAAATTTAATAGCCTAAAAAGGAGTAAGATGATGAACTTCGAAACAATTAATACTGCCGCTACTTTTTTGAAGGGGAAATATGCAAATACCCCAAAAATAGGTTTAATACTAGGATCTGGTCTGGGAGTTTTAGCAGATGAAATTGAAAACCCAGTAAAAATTCCTTACAACGAGATTCTGGACTTTCCAATTTCAACAGTTGAAGGACATGCTGGACAATTAGTCTTTGGTTTGCTAAGTGGTGTAGAGGTTGTAGCAATGCAGGGCCGCTTCCATTTCTACGAAGGATATAGTATGGATAAAGTTACATTTCCTGTACGTGTTATGAAGGAGCTAGGAGTTGAAGTTCTTATTGTGACCAATGCTGCAGGAGGGGTAAATGAAAGCTTCTCAGCTGGAGATCTAATGATTATTACTGATCACATTAATAATATGGGAACAAACCCGTTAATTGGACCAAATGATTCGAAGCTTGGCGTGCGCTTCCCTGACATGTCAGAGGCATATACAAAAGAGTTGCGTCAATTAGCGAAAGGCATTGCCGAGCGTCTAAATATTAAGGTTCAAGAAGGGGTTTACCTTGGAAATCCAGGCCCGGTTTATGAAACACCAGCTGAAATCCGCATGGCAAGAGTACTTGGCGGGGATGCAGTTGGAATGTCTACAGTTCCAGAAGTAATTGTTGCGCGTCACAGTGGAATGAAGATTCTTGGGATTTCATGTATTTCCAATATGGCAGCGGGTATCCTTGACCAGCCGTTAACACATGATGAAGTCATTGAAACAACAGAAAGAGTAAAAGCAGACTTCCTTCGTTATATTAAAGAAATAGTAAAAAACATTGGATAATGTGTTATAGAACATTGTTGACTATTATACTCTGTTGATTGGAGCGGAAATCAACAGGAAATTGTAACAAAGCCAAAATATTAAATACTAAGAAGTGGTGATATTCATGAGAATGGTTGACTTAATAGAGAAAAAAAGAGATGGACAGGAATTATCAACAGAAGAAATTAAGTTCATTATTAACGGATATACAGATGGTTCAATCCCTGATTATCAAGTAAGTGCCTTAACCATGGCAATTTTCTTTCAAGGTATGACCGAAAAAGAAAGAGCGGATTTAACTATGGCAATGGTTGAATCAGGAGATCAAATTGACTTATCTCAAATAGAAGGAATCAAGGTTGATAAACACTCAACTGGTGGTGTAGGTGATACAACTACACTTGTTCTTGGACCACTTGTTGCAGCATTAGGTGTACCGGTTGCGAAAATGTCTGGGCGTGGATTAGGGCATACAGGCGGGACAATTGATAAATTAGAAGCAGTAAAAGGATTCCATGTTGAAATCGAAAATGATGAATTTATGGATCTTGTTAATAAAAATAAAATTGCGGTTATCGGCCAAAGTGGTAACTTAACTCCTGCAGATAAAAAGCTATATGCGCTTAGAGATGTAACTGCAACAGTTGATAGCATTCCACTCATTGCAAGTTCGATTATGAGTAAGAAAATTGCTGCTGGTGCAGATGCAATCGTTCTTGATGTTAAAACTGGTGCTGGGGCATTTATGAAAACTTTGGATGACTCAAGGGAACTGGCTAAAGCAATGGTTCGCATCGGGAACAATGTTGGAAGAAGAACTATGGCCGTGATCTCGGATATGAGCCAGCCACTTGGATATGCAATCGGTAATGCTTTAGAAGTTAAAGAAGCCATTGATACTTTAAAAGGTGAAGGTCCAGAAGACTTGACAGAACTTTGCTTAACACTCGGAAGCCATATGGTGTACTTAGCTGAAAAAGCAAGTTCATTAGAAGAAGCACGTACTCTCCTTGAAAATGTGATTAAAGATGGTTCGGCACTTGAAAAGTTAAAAGTATTCTTAAGTTCTCAAGGTGGAGATGCTTCCATAGTTGATGACCCGTCTAAAATGCCACAGGCAGAATATATTATTGAATTAGAAGCGAAAGAAGATGGATATGTTTCAGAAATTGTAGCCGATGAAGTAGGAACTGCTGCAATGCTTCTTGGTGCAGGAAGAGCAACAAAAGAATCAGTCATCGACCTAGCTGTAGGACTTGTTTTAAGAAAGAAAATCGGCGACCAAGTGAAAAAAGGCGACTCATTAGTAACTATCTACAGTAATTTTGAAGATGTAAATGAAGTCAAAGAGAAACTTTATGAAAACATCAAAATTTCCTCTTCAAAAGTAGAAGCACCAATTCTTGTACATGAAGAAATTACTCAATAATTGATTAATATAAAAAGACTGTTATAAAGAACAATGTTGATTTTTATAACCTGTTGATTGGAGTGGAAGGCACGAAGACTCCTGTGGGAGTATGGTTCAGGGGAGACCCCGCAGGCGCAAGCGCCGAGGAGGCTCGCCGAAACACCCACGAACCGCTCGTGCCTGGAGCGGAAATCAACAGACATGTTTGACAGTAAGCAAAGGCTGACTCATTTGGGTCAGCCTTTATTTTTTTATACAAGAGAGGTAAAAATTGTATAAAGTAATTTATTTTGGAAAAAATGGAGGCTATAAAGAATGGAGGGTTATGCGAATGAAAAGAATGGTCTCTTTATTAGTGACATCTTTATTACTTACAAGTTTATGGGGGCCAGCTGCTTTTGCAGCTGAAGAAAAGAAGAGTACTGACATTGTCAGTGATGTGAAATCTGCCATTTTAATTGAACGAGATACGGGTACAGTCCTTTATGAGAAAAATAGTAATGATGAACTGCCGCCTGCTAGTATGACAAAAATCATGACAATGCTTTTAATAATGGAAGCAATTGATAAAGGTAAGCTTACCTGGAATGAAAAAATACGGACAAGTGAATACGCAGCTTCAATGGGAGGATCGCAGATTTTCCTTGAACCTGGTGAAGAAATGACTACAAAGGAAATGTTAAGAGGAATTGCTATTGGTTCCGGTAATGATGCTTCGGTGGCCATGGCTGAGAGAATAGCAGGTTCAGAAGAAGCATTTGTTGATATGATGAATGATAAAGCAAAAGAGCTAGGATTAAAGCACACTTTCTTTAAAAATACTACAGGGCTCCCAGTGAGCGGACATTATAGTACAGCAGCTGACATGGCTATGATGGCAAAAGAACTGCTCAAATATGAAGACATCACAAAATTCACAGGAATGTATGAAGCCTATCTCCGTGAGAATACAGATAAGAAGTTTTGGCTGGTTAATACGAATAAATTAGTTCGATTTTATCCTGGCGTAGATGGATTGAAAACTGGCTTTACTGCTGAAGCAAAATATTGCTTAACGGCAACAGCACAAAAAGATGGCATGCGTGTCATTGCAGTGGTTTTTGGCGCCCCGACATCAAAGGAAAGAAATGCACAAGTAACGAAAATGCTGGATTATGCCTTTAGTCAATATAAAACACACCCAATGTTTAAACGGAGTCAAACGATAGGTGAAGCAAGAATTAGTAAAGGGAAAGAAAAAACAGTTAAAGCGGTGACAAGTGAACCTCTTTCCTTACTAACAAAAAAAGGTGAAAAGACTGAAAATGTTAAACAAAAAATAGTAATGGCCAAAAATCTGAAGGCACCAATTGCCAAAGGGGATCAAGTAGGGACCATTCAATTGATTAAGAATGGTAAAGTCATTCTCGAAAGTCCTTTAGTAGCAAATAAAGCAGTCAAGGAAGCAGGTTGGTGGACATTATATAAGCGTTCATTTGGTATGTTTACCAAAGCGGGTAAATAACCGTTGTCGAAACAACCTATAATGTAACTAGTTTTAGCGAAAAACGACTAGTTTTGTAATGACAGAAGGATATTAGCTGTCAAAAAGCGAATTGACTCACTATACCAGATTAAGGAGGCCGGGGATAGTGAGTCTTAATATTAATATGGAAACAAAACATGACGTATTATGCATTCGCTTAAGTGGTGAACTGGATCACCATACAGCTGATGATTTACGGCAAAAAGCAACTGCAGTAATTGAAAAGAATGAAATTCGTCATATTGTCTTAAATTTAGAACACCTTTCCTTTATGGATAGCTCTGGATTAGGAGTGATCTTAGGAAGATATAAACAAATTAAACAGGTGCACGGTGAAATGGTTGTTTGTGCAATTTCCCCTGCAATTCAAAGATTATTCGACATGTCTGGTTTATTTAAAATTATCAAAATGGAACCGACTGAGGAATTTGCATTGCAAAGATTGGGGGTGGCCTGAGTGAAGAATGAAATGAATCTTCAATTCAGTGCGTTAAGTCAAAATGAATCGTTTGCCCGTGTAACTGTTGCTGCTTTTATTGCTCAACTAGATCCAACAATGGATGAATTAACGGAAATAAAAACAGTTGTCTCTGAAGCCGTAACAAATGCCATTATACATGGATATGAAAATGATCCGAGTGGTACGGTTTTCATCCAAGTAATTATTGAAGATAACATGATTGATATGACAATAAAAGATAATGGATTAGGTATTGTAGATGTGGAAGAAGCTCGTCAGCCATTATTTACAACAAAGCCGGACTTAGAACGTTCCGGCATGGGTTTTACCATCATGGAGAATTTCATGGATGAGGTAGAGGTTCATTCACAGCCGGGTCGAGGAACCGAAGTCAGATTACGAAAGCATTTACAATCCCGCAAAATGCTTTGCAATTAAGGAGACTTGCCGATGGATGTGGAGGTCAAGAACGATAAAAGTCAAACGTATTTAAAGGATCATGAAGTGAAAGAGCTCATTAAAAAGAGCCAGGATGGTGACCAGGGGGCACGAGATCTTATTGTAGAAAAGAATATGCGTCTTGTCTGGTCTGTCGTTCAAAGGTTTCTTAATAGGGGCTACGACCCTGACGATCTATTTCAGATTGGGTGTATCGGCTTATTAAAATCAGTAGATAAGTTTGACCTTTCCTACGATGTTAAGTTTTCCACATATGCTGTACCAATGATCATTGGTGAAATCCAACGATTTATCCGCGATGATGGAACAGTTAAGGTTAGCCGGTCACTCAAAGAAATGGGAAATAAAATCCGAAAAGCCAAGGATGAATTATCGAAAGTACTTGGAAGAATTCCAACTGTTAATGAAATTTCTGCCCATTTAGAGCTTTCGCCAGAAGACGTCATTCTTGCCCAAGAGGCAAGCAGAACACCTTCGTCTATACATGAAACTGTGTATGAAAATGATGGTGACCCTATTACATTACTTGATCAGATTGACGATGGTAATGAGGGGAAATGGTTTGATAAAATTGCCCTGAAAGAAGCAATTCGGGAATTGGATGAACGAGAAAGACTTATTGTTTATTTACGCTATTACAAAGATCAAACACAATCAGAAGTTGCTATGAGGCTTGGAATTTCACAAGTTCAAGTTTCAAGGCTTGAGAAAAAGATATTACAGCAAATGAAAGACCGTATGGATCTATGATCCAACGGTTTTTTTATTGGAAAAAAATGTGCTTTTTATCCATTTATACATGAAATGATTAGTTCCAAACCATACTATTTATACGAGGATATTATTGTGTGGGAAGTGAGTGTTTTGGATAAAACAATCTACATCCGCATGCGGAATCGTGTTCAGGCCCAACCTGATGGAAAGATTTGCTTAAAAGATGTTGCTCAAATAATTGCCCCAGAAATGGTTCTTCCCAATTTAAAATCTATGATGATTCATCAACTTACAGAAAAGGACCGTAATATTGTTGTTATTGATGTAATGAAAGTAATTCAACTAATAACAAATAAGTTTGAAGATTTGGAGGTACAAACGATTGGTCCTGCTCAAACAATTATTGAAGTCATAGTAAAGAAAAAGGGAGTGTCTATCCCCTTTTTTCTATTGATTTGGTTTCTATTATTTTTTGGTTCTGCCATGGCAATCATGAATTTTCATGATGATGTCAGTATGAGAAGTGTCCAAGAAAAGCTGTATACCATGATTACAGGTCGTAAAGAAGCAAAACCATTATTATTTCAAATTCCTTACTCGATAGGTTTAGGACTTGGAATGATCCTGTTTTTTAATCATGTTTTTAAGAAACGAATTAATGATGAGCCTAGTCCTCTTGAAGTTGAGATGTTTAATTATCAAATGGATTTAGATAATTACGTAATCATTCATGAAAATAAAGAAAGTATGAAGCAACTCCATGACAACAATTAAAATTATCGCTGTAAGCTTTCTGGGAATTGCAAGTGGGTTAGCAGTAGGATCTGGCTTTGTTGCTTTTCTTACTGTCCTGGGAGTGATTCCAAGATTAACTCAACTTACAAAGACAATGAAGATGATCCAACAGTATGAATGGGCAGTAGTTATTGGGGCATTAACAGGGGTAGTTGCAAGCCTTAGAGATCCAGTATTACATATTTGGCCGTACACTTTAATTCTCTTAGGAGTGACAGGTGGGATCTTCGTTGGGATGTTAGCTGCCGCACTTACAGAAGTACTAAATGTTTTACCTATACTTGTAAAAAGAATTCGATTGGATGGGGAAATTATCATATTAATTATGGCGATTGTGCTCGGGAAAATTGTTGGATCACTTTTTCAATGGCTATATTTTGTGGATCATTAAATAAATAACTGTCTAGCAAAGCACAGCAGATTCACTCATTAGCTGGTGCATACGCTTTTCTAATGAAAGGACATCAAAGAATGAGTAATCGGAGACGAGTCATTCTAGTAACTGACGGTGATGAATATGCAAAAAGAGCTATCGAGCATGTTGCTCGTGAAATTGGCGGTCGCTGTATTTCCCGTTCACAAGGAAATCCGTCTAGATTAACCGGGCCTGAGATCGTCCGGTTAATAAAAGAAGCGCCATTTGATCCTGTATTAGTTATGTTTGATGATAGCGGCATCGTTGGGGAAGGTGCTGGCGAGAAAGCATTAAAATATGTTGCTAAACATAAAGACATTGAAGTGTTGGGCATCATTGCAGTTGCAGCAAAATCAAGACATGAGGAATGGGCCAGGGTAGATGTGAGCATTGACCGTGATGGGGAGTTAACTCCCTATGGTGTTGATAAATTTGGTATAGCTGAACTTGAAGTCGGAAGAATAAACGGAGATACAGTTTACTGTCTTGATGATTTGGATGTACCAATTATTGTAGGTGTAGGTGATGTGGGGAAAATGGCGAGGCATGACTCCTATAAGCAGGGTTCCCCTATTACAAAGAAAGCAGTAGAGCTAATACTAGAAAGGAGCGGCTTCCATGGCAAGAAGTAACGAGCAAAAATGGCCAATCCCTGAATCGGTCCATGAAACAGAGAATTATATGAAACAACGAGTAGGACTGGGAATTAGTTTTGATCTAGGAGTTAGAAAATTAAACGTTCTCAAGACAGATGTACAAATTTATTTCTGTAATGGTTTGTGTGATACTCGTTTCGTTATTGAATTAATTGAAGAGTTGGTACAACTCAACGACCATGAAAAACAATCAACAGACATATATAAACTTATTTATAATCGTCTTCTTAATCAATCTGTTCAGCCGATAAAAACACTTAATGAACTGGTAGACTTTGTATTATCTGGATTAATAGTAGTAGTAATCGATGGGGTCGATATTGCTCTTGCGGTAGATGTTAGGAGTTATCCCGGGCGTTCCCCTCAAGAACCTGATACTGAAAAAGTGGTTCGTGGTTCCCGTGATGGATTCGTAGAAAATATTATATTGAACACCGCTTTAACAAGAAGAAGAATTCGTGATGAACGCCTTCGTTTTGAGATGTTAAAGGTAGGAGAACGGTCAAAAACAGATGTGGCACTAGGTTACATAGAGGATGTTGCCGATGGAGATTTAATCAATATTCTTAGAAAAGAAATCCAAGCCATTCAAGTTGACGGCATACCTTTGGCTGATAAAACACTGGAAGAATTTATCTTAAAACAAGGATGGAATCCCTTCCCAATGGTAAGATATACGGAGAGAGCAGATGTAGCTGCTGCACATCTTTTAGAGGGACATGTAATCATATATTGTGATACTTCTCCTAGTGTAATCATCTCACCAACAACCTATTTTCATCATGTACAGCATGCTGAAGAATTCCGTGAATCACCTGCAGCAGGAACATTTGTCCGTTGGACCCGTTTTTTAGGTGTACTCACATCTATTCTATTACTACCTTTGTGGCTATTATTTGTTCTAGAGCCTTCTATGTTACCTGAAAAAATTTCGTTTATTGGACCCAATGAACAAACTAATATTCCTGTTGTTGTCCAATTAATTCTGGCGGATTTTGGTATAGAGTTTTTACGTATGGCCGCCATACATACACCAACCCCATTATCAACAGCGATGGGTTTAATTGCAGCGGTCTTGATTGGTCAAATTGCAATTGATGTAGGTTTGTTTGTGCCAGAGGTCATTTTATATGTAGCTGTTGCAGGTATTGGTTCCTTTACCACTCCAAGCTATGAATTAGGTGTAGCTAATAAAATGTTACGGATAACATTGACTATTTTGGTTGCTTTGTTCCACGCACCGGGTTTTATCATAGGTACCACCTTAATGTTTATTTATCTAGCTAAAATGCGCGCACTTAATACACCATATTTGTGGCCATTTCTCCCTTTTGAGCCAAAAGGATTTATGCAGATTGTCTTTCGCAGAGCCATTCCTGGTTCATTACTTAGACCAAGCATTGTTCATCCAAGGAATCGTTTCAGACAGCCACCAAAAGCAAACGAGAAATAATTGCGGTTTTATTTCAGGTGTGCTAAAGTAATTTTAATTAAATACAGTGTTAAAGTATTGTGAATAGGCAGTATCTTACGTAGATTCTGTCTATTTATTATTATATTTTTTAGCACTGTCTACATAAACTATAGTGAATGGTATGGAGAGTGGGGAAGGAAATGTATTTTTACGGGTCAACAGGGATAAATAAAAGTGGAAATTTAGAGATAGGAGGAGTCGATGCTATTGAATTAGCGCAGACATTTGGTACTCCTCTTTATGTATATGATGTGGCATTAATGAGAGAAAGAGCTAGAGGCTTCAAGAAGACCTTTGAAGACCAAAATATTAATGCACAAGTGGCGTATGCAAGTAAAGCGTTTTCGACCGTAGCGATGATTCAGTTAGCCGAAGAGGAAGGGCTATCACTTGATGTTGTATCGGGAGGGGAACTATATACAGCAATTGTTGCTGGATTCCCTGTTGAACGAATCCACTTTCATGGAAACAATAAAAGCCGTGAAGAATTGGAAATGGCTTTGGATCATCAAATTGGTTGTATTGTTGTTGACAATTTTCATGAAATTGAGCTTTTAAAAGCTATTTGTCAGGAAAAAAATGCGAAGGTAAGCATTCTTTTGCGTATCACACCAGGAATTGAAGCACATACCCATGATTATATTTTAACTGGTCAGGAGGATTCGAAATTTGGATTTGACCTTCAAAACGGACAGGCAGCAAAAGCGTTAGAAACGGTACTTGATTTCCATTATTTTGATGTCCTTGGTTTGCACTGCCACATCGGTTCTCAGATTTTTGAAACTACAGGGTTTTTACTTGCGGCTAAGAAAATTGTAGAAAAGATGGCAGAGTGGAAGAAGACCTATTTATTTGAAGCAAAAGTGTTAAATTTAGGAGGCGGTTTTGGAATCCGCTATACGAAAGAGGATGAGCCCATACCTCCAGCACAATATGTAAGTGAGATTATTAAAGAAGTAAAGAAGTTAACGAAGCATTATACATTAAAAATGCCTGAAATTTGGATTGAGCCTGGCCGTTCACTAGTAGGTGATGCGGGCATTACACTTTATAAAGTAGGTTCGTCTAAGGAGGTTCCAGGTGTAAGGAAATATTTGGCGGTGGATGGTGGTATGAGTGATAACATCAGGCCAGCTCTTTATAGTGCTAAATATGAGGCGGTTCTTGCAAATAGACCTTTAGCAAAAACAAATGAGACAGTCTCCATTGCAGGAAAATGTTGCGAGTCTGGTGATATGTTAATTTGG
The window above is part of the Bacillus sp. SORGH_AS_0510 genome. Proteins encoded here:
- a CDS encoding stage V sporulation protein AB encodes the protein MTTIKIIAVSFLGIASGLAVGSGFVAFLTVLGVIPRLTQLTKTMKMIQQYEWAVVIGALTGVVASLRDPVLHIWPYTLILLGVTGGIFVGMLAAALTEVLNVLPILVKRIRLDGEIIILIMAIVLGKIVGSLFQWLYFVDH
- a CDS encoding stage V sporulation protein AE, with the protein product MSNRRRVILVTDGDEYAKRAIEHVAREIGGRCISRSQGNPSRLTGPEIVRLIKEAPFDPVLVMFDDSGIVGEGAGEKALKYVAKHKDIEVLGIIAVAAKSRHEEWARVDVSIDRDGELTPYGVDKFGIAELEVGRINGDTVYCLDDLDVPIIVGVGDVGKMARHDSYKQGSPITKKAVELILERSGFHGKK
- a CDS encoding spore germination protein; its protein translation is MARSNEQKWPIPESVHETENYMKQRVGLGISFDLGVRKLNVLKTDVQIYFCNGLCDTRFVIELIEELVQLNDHEKQSTDIYKLIYNRLLNQSVQPIKTLNELVDFVLSGLIVVVIDGVDIALAVDVRSYPGRSPQEPDTEKVVRGSRDGFVENIILNTALTRRRIRDERLRFEMLKVGERSKTDVALGYIEDVADGDLINILRKEIQAIQVDGIPLADKTLEEFILKQGWNPFPMVRYTERADVAAAHLLEGHVIIYCDTSPSVIISPTTYFHHVQHAEEFRESPAAGTFVRWTRFLGVLTSILLLPLWLLFVLEPSMLPEKISFIGPNEQTNIPVVVQLILADFGIEFLRMAAIHTPTPLSTAMGLIAAVLIGQIAIDVGLFVPEVILYVAVAGIGSFTTPSYELGVANKMLRITLTILVALFHAPGFIIGTTLMFIYLAKMRALNTPYLWPFLPFEPKGFMQIVFRRAIPGSLLRPSIVHPRNRFRQPPKANEK
- the lysA gene encoding diaminopimelate decarboxylase, which codes for MYFYGSTGINKSGNLEIGGVDAIELAQTFGTPLYVYDVALMRERARGFKKTFEDQNINAQVAYASKAFSTVAMIQLAEEEGLSLDVVSGGELYTAIVAGFPVERIHFHGNNKSREELEMALDHQIGCIVVDNFHEIELLKAICQEKNAKVSILLRITPGIEAHTHDYILTGQEDSKFGFDLQNGQAAKALETVLDFHYFDVLGLHCHIGSQIFETTGFLLAAKKIVEKMAEWKKTYLFEAKVLNLGGGFGIRYTKEDEPIPPAQYVSEIIKEVKKLTKHYTLKMPEIWIEPGRSLVGDAGITLYKVGSSKEVPGVRKYLAVDGGMSDNIRPALYSAKYEAVLANRPLAKTNETVSIAGKCCESGDMLIWDLPLPETEEEDILAVFCTGAYGYSMSNNYNRIPRPAVVFVENGKATLVVKRETYEDLVKHDLPLK